In candidate division TA06 bacterium, a genomic segment contains:
- a CDS encoding cob(I)yrinic acid a,c-diamide adenosyltransferase produces the protein MIQVYTGNGKGKTTAALGLAMRASGRKKKILMIQFMKGKVNYGELRSARLLPGFTIKQFGRPSFVDKKNPAPADIKGAQEALDFAAKAIGSRKHDIIILDELNVALDFNLAPLDEVLALVSKIPKNLELVITGRHAPKALIRLADLVSEVKEIKHYYQQGAQARKGIEF, from the coding sequence ATGATCCAAGTATACACCGGCAACGGCAAAGGCAAGACCACTGCGGCCCTGGGGCTGGCCATGCGGGCCTCCGGGCGGAAGAAAAAGATATTGATGATCCAGTTCATGAAGGGCAAGGTCAACTACGGGGAACTGAGATCAGCCAGACTGCTGCCCGGCTTCACTATCAAACAGTTCGGGCGGCCCAGCTTCGTGGACAAGAAGAACCCGGCCCCGGCCGACATCAAGGGGGCGCAGGAAGCGCTGGACTTCGCGGCCAAGGCCATCGGCTCCAGGAAACACGACATCATCATCCTGGACGAGCTGAACGTGGCCCTGGACTTCAACCTGGCGCCGCTGGATGAGGTGTTGGCGCTGGTCTCCAAAATACCGAAGAACTTGGAATTAGTGATCACCGGGCGCCATGCCCCCAAGGCTCTGATAAGACTGGCCGACCTGGTTTCGGAGGTCAAAGAGATCAAGCACTATTACCAGCAAGGGGCGCAGGCGAGGAAGGGGATCGAATTTTAA
- a CDS encoding TldD/PmbA family protein gives MEGLIKKALGKGQADYLEIRLEEKTITGVTYAGKELDSVGANAVKGGNVRALYKGGWGFVSFNSLDELDAKVAQACRAARLVGKGKSKLAKVPKVTAVIKVNLKDDPRKIPLDQKVKLAKKYNGIITDSKGIISSSVRYEDVFKKQTFANTEGTFITEERMYCGAAFAAVAKDGANVQRAHDTVGGTGGYHTVLKLESKAEATVKDARDLLKAEKVSSGKYTVVMDPKMCGVFAHEAFGHLSEADFISENSKLKKMMTLGIKFGVGALSILDDATIRGQRGHYCYDEEGVAAQKNYLIKNGILVGRLHSRQTAGRMNEKASGSARAISYQFKPIVRMGCTYIEPRDCSFQKMIGEIKNGLYVVSALGGMTELEMFTFSAMKAYLIKNGKLGPMVRDVILTGNVFETLKNIDAIGDDLELHGGLGGCGKDGQMPLPVSDGGPHIRVKDVVVGGK, from the coding sequence ATGGAAGGTCTGATCAAAAAAGCGCTGGGCAAGGGCCAGGCCGATTACCTGGAGATACGGCTGGAGGAGAAAACCATCACCGGCGTCACCTATGCCGGGAAGGAACTGGACAGCGTGGGGGCCAACGCCGTCAAGGGCGGAAACGTCCGGGCCCTGTACAAGGGCGGCTGGGGCTTCGTCTCCTTCAACTCGTTGGACGAACTGGATGCCAAGGTGGCCCAAGCTTGTCGGGCGGCCAGATTAGTGGGCAAAGGCAAAAGCAAACTGGCCAAGGTCCCCAAAGTGACGGCCGTCATCAAGGTCAACTTAAAGGACGATCCCCGGAAGATACCGCTGGACCAGAAGGTGAAGCTGGCCAAAAAGTACAACGGCATCATCACCGACTCCAAGGGCATCATCAGCTCCAGCGTCCGCTACGAGGATGTCTTCAAAAAACAGACCTTCGCCAACACCGAGGGCACCTTCATCACCGAGGAACGGATGTACTGCGGGGCGGCCTTCGCCGCGGTGGCCAAGGACGGAGCCAACGTCCAGCGGGCTCACGACACGGTGGGCGGCACCGGAGGCTACCATACCGTGCTGAAGCTGGAATCAAAAGCGGAAGCAACAGTCAAGGACGCCCGGGATCTTCTCAAGGCCGAGAAGGTCTCCTCCGGCAAATACACGGTGGTGATGGACCCCAAGATGTGCGGGGTGTTCGCCCACGAGGCTTTTGGCCACCTGTCCGAGGCCGACTTCATTTCCGAAAACTCCAAGCTGAAAAAGATGATGACATTAGGAATAAAGTTCGGGGTCGGCGCCCTGTCCATCTTAGACGACGCCACCATCAGGGGCCAGCGGGGGCATTACTGCTACGACGAGGAGGGGGTGGCTGCACAAAAGAATTATCTGATCAAGAACGGGATTTTAGTAGGGAGGCTCCATTCCCGCCAGACCGCGGGGAGGATGAACGAGAAGGCTTCAGGCAGCGCCCGGGCCATCAGCTACCAGTTCAAGCCCATTGTGCGGATGGGCTGCACCTATATCGAGCCCCGGGACTGCAGCTTCCAGAAAATGATCGGCGAGATCAAAAACGGGCTGTACGTAGTCTCGGCCTTAGGGGGCATGACCGAGCTGGAGATGTTCACCTTCTCGGCCATGAAGGCCTATCTGATCAAGAACGGCAAGCTGGGCCCGATGGTCCGGGACGTCATCTTAACCGGCAACGTCTTTGAGACCCTGAAGAACATCGACGCCATCGGCGACGACCTGGAGCTGCACGGGGGCCTGGGGGGCTGCGGCAAGGACGGGCAGATGCCGCTGCCGGTCTCGGACGGCGGCCCGCACATCAGGGTCAAAGACGTAGTGGTGGGAGGGAAATGA
- a CDS encoding TldD/PmbA family protein yields MNKIINQILDLAKKKAEAAEVILVEGKESPVEFRSGKLHSVEHKEIKGAGLRVVRHGRIGFSSTTDFDKLPALVDHAAAGAAFGQQAVFNFPAGCKPAGVKTVDPQLEKFTPAQAVAEGQKALGILAQKAPALKCDIGLNKKFYHVSLANSRGFCGEYDKTSFSYGLSGVTIINGSLTFIEQERRRGKLDLATSEMTAKMVRMYQDAKKTAKLAAGKMPVLFTPEAMSLLWMSIALGVNGKAEQKKTTPLLGRLGEKMLDPRITVSDDPLLPYGLASAPFDDEGVCGAKLDLFHQGGFKNFIYDLQTAGILGKRSTGHGRRSFGAQPSPQVSNLVIAGGKTKLAQMIRNMDSGLIVYDLLGAGQSNIMAGDFSVNIGLGYKVEQGKIVGRVKDAMIAGNVYDLLKNKVLEISSETEAMGSYGISTNTPAMLFDGMNVAAK; encoded by the coding sequence ATGAATAAGATAATAAACCAAATATTGGACCTGGCCAAAAAGAAGGCCGAAGCGGCTGAGGTCATCTTAGTAGAAGGGAAAGAGAGCCCGGTGGAGTTCCGCTCAGGCAAACTGCATTCGGTGGAACACAAGGAGATCAAAGGGGCCGGGCTGCGGGTGGTCAGGCACGGCCGGATAGGTTTTTCCTCCACCACCGACTTCGACAAACTTCCGGCATTAGTGGACCATGCGGCAGCGGGCGCAGCCTTCGGCCAGCAGGCCGTGTTCAATTTTCCGGCGGGATGCAAACCGGCCGGAGTGAAGACCGTCGATCCTCAATTGGAAAAATTCACCCCCGCCCAGGCGGTGGCCGAGGGACAAAAAGCCTTGGGAATACTGGCCCAAAAGGCCCCGGCCCTGAAATGCGATATTGGCCTGAACAAGAAATTCTATCATGTTTCACTGGCCAACAGCCGTGGGTTCTGCGGGGAGTACGACAAGACCTCGTTCAGCTATGGCCTAAGCGGGGTGACCATAATCAACGGCAGCCTGACCTTCATCGAACAGGAGCGACGGAGGGGGAAACTGGACCTGGCCACGTCTGAGATGACCGCCAAAATGGTCCGGATGTATCAAGACGCCAAAAAAACGGCTAAGCTGGCTGCCGGGAAAATGCCGGTGCTGTTCACCCCCGAAGCCATGAGCCTTTTATGGATGTCCATAGCCCTGGGGGTCAACGGCAAGGCGGAGCAGAAGAAGACCACGCCGCTGCTGGGCCGGCTGGGCGAGAAGATGCTGGATCCCCGGATCACCGTCAGCGACGATCCGCTGCTGCCTTACGGCCTGGCCTCGGCTCCGTTCGACGACGAGGGGGTCTGCGGGGCCAAGCTGGACCTGTTCCATCAGGGCGGGTTCAAAAATTTCATTTACGACCTGCAGACTGCGGGGATCCTGGGCAAAAGGTCCACCGGGCACGGCAGACGCTCCTTCGGCGCCCAGCCTTCGCCCCAGGTCAGCAACCTGGTGATAGCAGGCGGAAAGACCAAGCTGGCCCAGATGATCAGGAACATGGACTCGGGCCTGATCGTCTACGATCTTTTAGGCGCCGGGCAGAGCAACATCATGGCCGGGGATTTCTCGGTCAACATCGGGCTGGGTTACAAGGTGGAGCAGGGGAAGATCGTGGGCCGGGTCAAGGACGCCATGATCGCGGGCAACGTCTACGATCTTTTGAAGAACAAGGTACTGGAGATCTCGTCCGAGACCGAAGCCATGGGGAGTTACGGCATTTCAACCAATACCCCGGCCATGCTGTTCGACGGGATGAACGTGGCGGCCAAGTAA
- a CDS encoding lamin tail domain-containing protein has protein sequence MKKQLTMTERLSISGWWLLAAVFFIFSTARAGVVINEFCYYLDPAGDTGKEWVELYNPDSIAQGLSGYDIYPGRSPHYIIPQGFVLPGRSFAVLYLRLAGVNTVSDLYEGTAPTGNMPNVKGSLAIFSDSTRDSIIDFVQYGAAGQTYEATAGNAGIWTRGNFVDTVTCTWSLGLGSDGVDNDTSADWSKFAKPTPGYTNSPQAYDIALSTPFTTPLEITAGNTFTVSALVKNQGTNTARNVSLTFYQDANGDSICQSGETVFHREQWDSLSSERVCSFTHNAQAEGAYQLMAMVLSDSESVLENNHQLFSYLAGSPLVINEIMYDPYAGMPEWVELYNRSGSAIDVWNWTLEDATVSPQNITTVHQTVFPGAFLLLAQDTIYLGGTCPRIKVNGWPSLNNDADIVCLRDQRGAAVDRVQYQSSWGGGDGKSLERINPFLLSQDAAGWDGCVVSSGSTPGAQNSIYIEKLESSANLSISPNPFSPDGDGFEDRTLISFDLAWTRAVVNLKIFDRLGRPVKTLAEQREFGNSGSLVWDGRDGGGRICPIGVYIVLLEARDANGSGSVKKKQTLVLAQKL, from the coding sequence ATGAAAAAGCAATTAACCATGACCGAAAGATTAAGCATAAGCGGCTGGTGGCTTTTAGCCGCCGTTTTTTTTATTTTCTCCACGGCCCGGGCCGGGGTGGTCATCAACGAGTTTTGCTATTACTTGGACCCGGCCGGCGACACCGGCAAGGAATGGGTAGAACTCTATAATCCCGATTCCATCGCCCAGGGTTTATCGGGCTATGATATTTACCCCGGCCGCTCGCCCCATTACATAATTCCCCAGGGCTTTGTGCTGCCGGGAAGATCTTTCGCGGTCTTGTATCTCCGGCTGGCCGGCGTCAATACCGTCTCAGATCTCTACGAAGGGACCGCGCCCACCGGCAACATGCCCAACGTCAAGGGGTCGCTGGCAATATTTTCCGATTCCACCCGGGACAGCATCATCGATTTTGTGCAATATGGAGCGGCTGGGCAGACCTACGAAGCCACTGCGGGCAATGCCGGGATTTGGACCCGGGGGAATTTTGTGGATACTGTTACCTGCACCTGGTCGCTGGGCCTAGGCAGCGACGGAGTGGATAACGACACTTCCGCCGACTGGTCAAAATTTGCAAAGCCTACGCCGGGATACACCAACAGCCCGCAAGCTTACGATATCGCCCTGTCAACGCCATTCACCACGCCGCTGGAGATTACGGCGGGAAACACTTTTACCGTTTCGGCGTTGGTGAAGAACCAGGGAACCAATACCGCCCGGAATGTCTCACTTACCTTTTACCAGGATGCCAACGGCGATTCAATTTGCCAGTCCGGGGAAACGGTTTTTCATCGGGAGCAATGGGATTCTTTAAGCAGCGAAAGGGTTTGCAGTTTTACCCATAATGCTCAGGCCGAGGGTGCTTATCAACTGATGGCCATGGTCCTTAGCGACAGCGAAAGCGTTTTGGAGAACAACCATCAGCTCTTTTCATACCTGGCCGGCAGTCCTCTGGTAATCAACGAAATCATGTACGATCCCTATGCCGGGATGCCGGAGTGGGTGGAGCTTTACAACCGTTCCGGCAGTGCCATTGACGTTTGGAACTGGACCTTGGAAGATGCCACGGTTTCGCCCCAGAACATTACCACCGTCCATCAAACCGTTTTTCCGGGCGCGTTTTTGCTGCTGGCTCAGGATACCATATATCTGGGCGGAACTTGTCCCAGGATTAAAGTCAATGGCTGGCCTTCGCTGAACAACGATGCCGACATCGTCTGTCTGCGGGATCAAAGGGGCGCGGCGGTGGACCGGGTGCAGTACCAGTCTTCCTGGGGCGGCGGGGACGGCAAGTCGCTGGAAAGGATCAATCCCTTTTTGCTGAGCCAGGATGCGGCCGGTTGGGACGGATGCGTGGTTTCAAGCGGTTCCACTCCCGGCGCCCAAAACAGCATCTATATTGAAAAACTGGAATCCTCGGCTAACTTAAGCATTTCTCCCAATCCCTTCTCCCCGGACGGCGACGGGTTCGAGGACCGAACCCTGATAAGCTTCGATCTCGCCTGGACCAGGGCGGTGGTCAACCTCAAGATCTTCGACCGGCTGGGACGGCCGGTGAAGACCCTGGCCGAACAAAGGGAGTTCGGTAACAGCGGCTCGCTGGTCTGGGACGGCCGGGACGGCGGGGGGCGGATCTGCCCGATAGGGGTTTACATCGTCCTGCTGGAGGCCCGGGACGCCAACGGCTCGGGGTCGGTAAAGAAAAAGCAGACGCTGGTCCTGGCCCAAAAACTATGA